In Bactrocera oleae isolate idBacOlea1 chromosome 3, idBacOlea1, whole genome shotgun sequence, a genomic segment contains:
- the La gene encoding la protein homolog, with amino-acid sequence MADVADIPVEEVKNGASEKDEEVATKKPTVIADEIKTDSAEKIKEDSAEEKSDVAEETKKDSSEDEKTGDGQLTRQERAIIRQVEYYFSDANLRRDKFLLEQISKDEEGWVPVSVLLTFKRLSSLSTDPNVIIDSLIKSDEGLLEISEDKEKLRRHPERPIPEHNEEQRKEVQTRTAYAKGFPLETTMSELIDFFAPYEKVLHITMRKYLDKPTKTYKFKGSVFVTFAKKEQAQEFIEKDKVLYQERELLRKWQDKYYEDKKEETKSKSKKGKAKAEEEKLQLPKGTVVYFENCTDVVTRELLREAVEKVEGNWEISYIDYSKGDKTGHIRFAEENNGSQFLEKLTENKLKLSDDLELVLRTLSEEEEKTYLAKAVEQMKSRRNHHNKNKFGHGNRKRRGGHEHRNDEKKRRS; translated from the exons ATGGCTGATGTTGCTGATATTCCCGTTGAAGAAGTGAAAAATGGTGCGTCCGAAAAAGACGAAGAAGTAGCGACCAAAAAGCCTACAGTAATTGCAGATGAAATCAAAACAGATTCCGCAGAGAAAATCAAAGAAGACAGCGCAGAGGAAAAAAGCGATGTTGCGGAAGAAACCAAGAAGGACAGTTCTGAAGATGAAAAGACTGGTGATGGGCAACTGACCAGACAAGAGCGTGCTATTATACGTCAAGTGGAATATTACTTCAGTGATGCTAACTTGCGTCGTGATAAATTCTTGTTAGAGCAGATCTCCAAAGATGAAGAGGGCTGGGTACCTGTTTCCGTCTTATTAACATTTAAACGTTTATCATCATTGAGTACCGATCCGAATGTGATCATTGATTCCCTTATTAAGTCTGATGAAGGTTTACTCGAAATTAGTGAAGATAAGGAAAAGCTTCGACGTCATCCGGAACGTCCTATTCCAGAACATAATGAGGAACAACGTAAAGAAGTACAAACACGAACTGCATATGCTAAAGGCTTTCCATTGGAAACCACCATGTCGGAGTTGATTGATTTCTTTGCACCTTATGAAAAGGTGTTGCATATCACCATGCGGAAATACTTAGATAAACCCACCAAAACATATAAATTCAAAGGCAGCGTATTTGTAACATTTGCAAAGAAAGAGCAAGCGCAAGAGTTCATCGAGAAGGATAAG GTGCTTTATCAGGAACGTGAACTTTTACGCAAATGGCAAGATAAGTATTATGAAGATAAAAAAGAAGAGACAAAGTCTAAATCAAAGAAGGGCAAAGCCAAAGCAGAAGAAGAAAAGTTACAACTGCCTAAAGGGACTGTTGTGTACTTCGAAAATTGTACAGATGTTGTTACCCGCGAATTATTGCGTGAGGCTGTAGAAAAGGTTGAAGGCAATTGGGAAATTTCTTATATTGATTATAGCAAAGGCGATAAAACAGGTCATATCCGCTTTGCGGAAGAAAATAATGGATCTCAGTTCCTCGagaaattaactgaaaataaG CTAAAATTGAGTGATGACTTGGAGCTGGTATTGCGTACACTCTcagaagaagaagagaagacTTATCTGGCTAAGGCTGTTGAACAAATGAAAAGTCGACGAAACCATCACAACAAGAATAAATTCGGTCACGGCAACCGCAAACGTCGTGGCGGGCACGAGCATCGTAATGACGAAAAGAAAAGGAGATCTTAA
- the Nufip gene encoding FMR1-interacting protein NUFIP1 produces the protein MDNPQKFVLPSPNFHKKMESPLAVKPHFLTPSGMTLHARHQPPPMYGKRGPTYPSKYLQTANKNKFIKVEAAQTAVVEPEYCEACDMELQSNDDLRRHKLQHEKCPVDNCNYRGHPSVMDKHVGTLHSSGLFDKFKKLSSPEEIAAWREERKRKYPTLENSLMRQRAKEQREKRGERLEAHNSRFGKQEDRKRAQKNHCSETKQRNYNQQQNLKVQNDNEKRKRNNNKRRKKEEIQKIEEKKQNDVIAKLKSAKNALEEENIEENDISCNGILMFKGTSKLANYHHVKPKKPKETNVLSSLLGMYGSDEDSENDYSNNEMDNNDTDNLNDDKSNNTICTDTNTSDKGLLLNPIENSLHLHSVSSFNVEKVEDTESGHFAEAHSKKTLENTDIVTNSDKRDPHNIVTEKSENISDNSVGTAQTEKPQSADLVCSDDEAPEEAPISRSTDLPIPTKSPQQNLRRNDGPSNNNQQPNNRLPKADRVSKLNKQQSGLDYRKARLRKQNTLLEKLLEPDIRHERNVLLQCVRYVCENNFFGIGEKK, from the exons ATGGATAATCCGCAAAAATTCGTTTTACCTTCCCCgaatttccataaaaaaatgGAATCTCCTTTAGCAGTGAAGCCTCACTTTCTTACTCCATCTGGAATGACCTTACATGCAAGACATCAGCCACCGCCAATGTATGGAAAACGGGGACCCACATATCCTTCAAAATACCTTCAaacggcaaataaaaataaa TTTATTAAAGTAGAGGCTGCGCAAACAGCAGTCGTTGAACCTGAATATTGCGAAGCTTGTGACATGGAGTTACAGTCCAATGATGATCTACGGCGACACAAATTGCAACATGAGAAATGTCCAGTAGATAATTGCAACTATCGAGGACATCCTTCAGTAATGGACAAACATGTCGGAACACTTCACAGTTCTGGTTTAtttgataaattcaaaaaacttAGCTCGCCTGAGGAAATAGCTGCTTGGCGCGAAGAAAGGAAAAGAAA atATCCTACATTAGAAAATTCTTTAATGAGGCAACGTGCCAAAGAGCAGCGTGAGAAGCGTGGTGAACGTCTTGAGGCCCACAATAGTAGGTTTGGGAAGCAAGAGGATCGTAAACGGGCACAAAAAAACCATTGCTCTGAAACAAAGCAAAGAAATTACAATCAGCAACAAAACCTAAAAGTTCAGAATGataatgaaaaaagaaaacgcaataataataaacgccGTAAAAAGGAAGAAATTCAAAAGATCGAGGAGAAGAAGCAAAATGATGTCATAGCAAAATTAAAGTCAGCAAAAAATGCACTTGAGGAAGAAAATATCGAAGAAAATGATATAAGCTGCAATGGTATTTTGATGTTTAAAGGCACAAGTAAATTGGCCAATTATCATCACGTTAAGCCGAAGAAACCGAAAGAAACGAACGTATTGAGCAGCTTACTTGGAATGTATGGATCAGATGAAGATTCTGAGAATGATTACAGTAATAATGAAATGGATAATAATGACACAGATAATTTAAATGACGATAAATCAAATAATACAATTTGCACTGATACAAATACGAGTGATAAGGGCCTGTTATTAAATCCTATAGAAAATTCCTTGCATCTACACTCCGTTAGTTCgtttaatgttgaaaaagttGAAGATACAGAATCAGGACATTTCGCAGAGGCACACAGCAAAAAGACTTTGGAAAATACCGATATAGTGACTAATTCCGATAAAAGAGATCCGCACAACATCGttacagaaaaaagtgaaaatattagcGATAATTCGGTTGGTACTGCTCAAACTGAGAAGCCACAAAGCGCAGATTTAGTCTGTTCTGATGATGAGGCGCCGGAAGAAGCACCAATATCGCGCTCAACTGATCTGCCGATCCCTACCAAATCTCCACAACAAAATTTGCGAAGAAATGATGGACCAAGTAATAATAATCAGCAACCCAATAATAGACTTCCAAAAGCGGACAGAGTGTCTAAACTAAATAAGCAACAATCAGGGCTAGACTATCGAAAAGCACGTTTACGGAAACAAAATACATTGTTAGAAAAACTACTAGAGCCGGACATTAGGCACGAGCGAAATGTGTTATTACAGTGCGTGCGTTATGTttgcgaaaataattttttcggtataggcgaaaaaaaataa
- the MED11 gene encoding mediator of RNA polymerase II transcription subunit 11, with translation MAPNPLDKIHALDEIEQEIIMCLQSAGQALQELSKEKSSQKSAETQTQQFIRSLSNVESKLSEQINYLTQVSTGQPHEGSGYASAKVLQMAWHRIQHARSRVRELEESKAKYTHAARQQQQQRQQQHAQQLAQQQQQMAQQQLQQSHDNSINPGMSNAGATQMGQQAPN, from the exons ATGGCACCTAATCCTTTAGACAAAATACACGCATTAGATGAAATAGAACAAGAAATTATAATGTGTCTACAAAGTGCAG GTCAGGCGTTGCAGGAACTTAGCAAGGAAAAATCTTCGCAAAAAAGTGCAGAAACCCAAACGCAGCAATTTATCAGATCATTATCCAATGTAGAATCAAAGTTAAGCGAGCAGATAAATTATTTAACACAGGTCTCTACGGGACAACCGCATGAAGGTTCAGGATATGCCTCTGCAAAAGTTCTACAAATGGCTTGGCATAGAATACAACATGCACGCTCTAGAGTGCGTGAGCTAGAAGAGTCTAAG gcGAAATATACACATGCTgctcgacaacaacaacaacagcggcaacaGCAACATGCACAGCAGTTagcgcagcaacagcaacaaatggcTCAGCAACAGCTTCAACAAAGTCACGACAATTCTATTAATCCAGGAATGTCTAATGCTGGAGCAACACAAATGGGACAACAAGCTCCAAATTAA